Part of the Kitasatospora sp. NBC_00374 genome is shown below.
TCCCGCTGGTGGCGCTGACCGGGGCGCTGGAGCGGGCGGCCGAGTGGGGCTACGTCGGGCTGGCGCTGTCGGCGGCCTGTCTGCTGGCCGACCGGGCCTTCGGCCTCACCTCGGGCTGGATGCGCGACGTCTCCACCGCCCAGGCGCTGCAACGGCGTTTGGAGGCCTTCCAGTTCGACTGGGCCTCGGAGTGCGTGCGCGAGGTGCTCGGCCCCACCGAGGGCACCGCGGGCGAGGCCGCCGAGCGCTGCCTCGGCGTGCTGCGGCGGTTCTGCGAGGACGTCTCCGACATGGTCCGCAGCGAGACCTCGGAGTGGATGCTGGAGTTCCGGGCCTCGATGACCCAGCTGCCCACCCAGTCCCCCGGTCTGTGGGGCGGCCGCAGCGAGAGCGGGATGGGCGCCCAGGTACGGGTGCTGCCGCCGCCGGGCACCCGGCCGACCATGCCGCGCCAGCGTCCGCCGGAGGGCCCGCTGCGCTGACCGGCGCCCGAGCCCCGCGGCCGGCCCTGCGTCCGGCCGGACGGTCCCGGGGCCGCTCGGGGCGGGCCCGGCGCGGCCGAGCGCGACCCGGGACGGGTCAGGGCGGGCCAGGACGGGCAGGGGCGGCTCGGGTCAGGCGAAGACCACCATCGAGCCCTGGGTGACGCTCCGGGTGGCCGCCGCGTAGAGCCCGGCCCAGGCGTGCCGTTCCCGCGCGTACGGGTGCAGGTCGTCCAGCGGCGGGCCGAACGGCTGCTGCAGTTCGGTCGGACCGAGCGGCCGGGTGGGCGCCGGCGGGTTGAGCGGGTCGATGCCCAGCACGGGTGCCACCGCCTGGAGTTCACGCAGCAGACCGTACGAGGAGCCGAGCGGGCCGCCGGCCGCGAGCAGTGCGTCGTCCACCAGCGGCAGCTGGAAGTCCACCGGCACGTAGGCGCCCGCGTGGTCGAAGTGCCAGACCAGGTGGGACTGTTCGGCGGTCGACTCGAACATCTCCAGGAGCTGCTCGTAGTCACCGCCGAGGGCGTCCACCGGAGTGATCTCGAAGCCGGTGAGGCCGAGCATGTAGGCCCGGCGCAGGAAGTGCAGCGAGTCGTAGTCGAAGGCGGCTATCGGCTCGACCTCTCCGCTGATCCCGGGCAGGTACTGGTAGACCGGCACCTCGGGCAGGCCGTTGGCGGCGAGCACCGAGTTGTAGCGGACCAGGTCGTCCCGGAACGGATTCTCGGGGCTGTGGGTCAGGACGTCCACGAGCGGGACGAGCCAGAGGTCGCAGGCCATGGGCCGGCTCACCCTTCCGGTGGGCGGGCGCCGGGTGCGCGGGGCACGACGGCGGGCGGGCAATGACGGCCCACCCTACCGGCCCGGCGCGGGCTCCCCGCTCTCCGGCTGCGGCAGCCTCAGCGGGCGGCCGAACCTCCCGGGCGGGACGAACCGGGGCAGCGGCACCCGGCCCAGCCCGAGCCCCGGCCCCGCGGCCGGCTGTCCGGCGGCCCCGCCCTCGGCCCCGGCCGGCTCGACGGGCTCGGCCTGAACCGGCTCGGGCGGCCGCGGCCCCCGCAGCAGCGCCAGCACCGAGACCGACTCCACCGGCTGCCCGGTGAGCCGGGCCAGCAGCTCCACCGTGAACAGGTTGTAGTCGTTGACCACGCGCTGGGCGCCGGGGATGTCCTGGGCCTCGATCCGGTCCACCAGTTCGCCGTGCCGGTCCCAGCAGACGCCGCCGAGGTCGTCGGCCGCCCGCAGGTACGGGGCCGCGAACATCCAGGACTGCACCCGCAGCCAGCCGAGGTAGTCGGCGATCCGGGCGTTGCCCAGCAGGGCCGAGGCCTCCTGCCAGAACCTCAGGTCGCAGCCGACCAGCACGTCCAGCTGCCCGGCCCGGGAGGCCTGGGTCGCCGCGGTGGCCCGGCGGCGCAGCGAGGGGAGCCGGCGCCAGTCGTAGCCCGTCGGCCGGACCAGCAGCTG
Proteins encoded:
- a CDS encoding SLATT domain-containing protein; the protein is MSQPEMQPEESAWGKDVGEEDQPVLPVAAGRTPTRRRADLSARQFPLGDWGEPAERLEELYRWSEERAVEAIDWYRRDRVWKRRWARLLRFGAGVFAVGGVSVPLVALTGALERAAEWGYVGLALSAACLLADRAFGLTSGWMRDVSTAQALQRRLEAFQFDWASECVREVLGPTEGTAGEAAERCLGVLRRFCEDVSDMVRSETSEWMLEFRASMTQLPTQSPGLWGGRSESGMGAQVRVLPPPGTRPTMPRQRPPEGPLR
- a CDS encoding GntR family transcriptional regulator yields the protein MPESRMPGAGPGLSGFGLPQAAAAAGPDGRSPIKRNSLREQIADALREEMMAGRLPAGRNFTVKEIAELYGVSATPAREALVDLAAQGLLRAEHHRGFTVPEFGWTDFVEIFEARTLLTDSAIRQLLVRPTGYDWRRLPSLRRRATAATQASRAGQLDVLVGCDLRFWQEASALLGNARIADYLGWLRVQSWMFAAPYLRAADDLGGVCWDRHGELVDRIEAQDIPGAQRVVNDYNLFTVELLARLTGQPVESVSVLALLRGPRPPEPVQAEPVEPAGAEGGAAGQPAAGPGLGLGRVPLPRFVPPGRFGRPLRLPQPESGEPAPGR